Sequence from the Panthera tigris isolate Pti1 chromosome D3, P.tigris_Pti1_mat1.1, whole genome shotgun sequence genome:
CCGCTGACGTGGGGGGCGCAGCGGCGGCTCCAGGCggcggggctgggggcagccGGGAGCTGGAGATGCACACCATCAGCTCCAAGGTGTTTGGGGACATCCTGGACTTCGCCTACACTTCCCGCATCGTGGTTCGCCTGGAGAGCTTCCCCGAGCTCATGACGGCTGCCAAGTTCCTACTGATGAGGTCGGTCATTGAGATCTGCCAGGAAGTCATCAAACAGTCTAATGTGCAGATCCTGGTGCCCCCTGCCCGGGCAGACATCATGCTCTTTCGGCCCCCTGGGACCTCGGACTTGGGCTTCCCTTTGGACATGACCAATGGGGCAGCCTTGGCAGCCAACAGCAATGGCATCGCAGGTAGCATGCAGCCCGAGGAGGAGGCAGCCCGGGCTGCTGGTGCAGCCATTGCCAGCCAAGCCTCTCTGCCTGTGTTACCTGGGGTGGACCGCTTGCCCATGGTGGCTGGACCCCTGTCCCCCCAACTGCTGACTTCCCCATTCCCCAATGTGGCATCcagtgcccctcccctgactggCAAGCGAGGCCGGGGCCGCCCAAGGAAGGCCAACTTGCTGGACTCAATGTTTGGGTCCCCAGGGGGCCTGAGGGAGGCAGGCATCCTTCCATGTGGCCTGTGTGGGAAGGTGTTCACTGATGCCAACCGGCTCCGGCAGCATGAGGCCCAGCATGGTGTCACCAGCCTCCAGCTGGGCTATATCGACCTTCCTCCTCCGAGGCTGGGTGAGAATGGGCTACCCATCTCTGAGGACCCCGATGGCCCCCGAAAGAGGAGCCGGACCAGGAAGCAGGTGGCATGTGAGATCTGCGGCAAGATCTTCCGAGACGTGTACCATCTCAATCGGCACAAGCTTTCCCACTCTGGGGAGAAGCCCTATTCCTGTCCAGTGTGTGGGCTGCGGTTCAAGAGAAAAGATCGTATGTCCTACCATGTGCGGTCCCACGATGGGTCGGTGGGCAAGCCCTACATCTGCCAGAGCTGTGGGAAAGGCTTCTCCAGGTGAGGAATAGCGTCCCTCCTCATGATCTGCCCTGTTTC
This genomic interval carries:
- the PATZ1 gene encoding POZ-, AT hook-, and zinc finger-containing protein 1 isoform X3 — its product is MERVNDASCGPSGCYTYQVSRHSTEMLHNLNQQRKNGGRFCDVLLRVGDESFPAHRAVLAACSEYFESVFSAQLGDGGAADGGPADVGGAAAAPGGGAGGSRELEMHTISSKVFGDILDFAYTSRIVVRLESFPELMTAAKFLLMRSVIEICQEVIKQSNVQILVPPARADIMLFRPPGTSDLGFPLDMTNGAALAANSNGIAGSMQPEEEAARAAGAAIASQASLPVLPGVDRLPMVAGPLSPQLLTSPFPNVASSAPPLTGKRGRGRPRKANLLDSMFGSPGGLREAGILPCGLCGKVFTDANRLRQHEAQHGVTSLQLGYIDLPPPRLGENGLPISEDPDGPRKRSRTRKQVACEICGKIFRDVYHLNRHKLSHSGEKPYSCPVCGLRFKRKDRMSYHVRSHDGSVGKPYICQSCGKGFSRPDHLNGHIKQVHTSERPHKCQTCNASFATRDRLRSHLACHEDKVPCQVCGKYLRAAYMADHLKKHSEGPSNFCSICNRGLQAPGAHPEWGSSVPLRQDLWQQRRPEMLTSGSD
- the PATZ1 gene encoding POZ-, AT hook-, and zinc finger-containing protein 1 isoform X2; the encoded protein is MERVNDASCGPSGCYTYQVSRHSTEMLHNLNQQRKNGGRFCDVLLRVGDESFPAHRAVLAACSEYFESVFSAQLGDGGAADGGPADVGGAAAAPGGGAGGSRELEMHTISSKVFGDILDFAYTSRIVVRLESFPELMTAAKFLLMRSVIEICQEVIKQSNVQILVPPARADIMLFRPPGTSDLGFPLDMTNGAALAANSNGIAGSMQPEEEAARAAGAAIASQASLPVLPGVDRLPMVAGPLSPQLLTSPFPNVASSAPPLTGKRGRGRPRKANLLDSMFGSPGGLREAGILPCGLCGKVFTDANRLRQHEAQHGVTSLQLGYIDLPPPRLGENGLPISEDPDGPRKRSRTRKQVACEICGKIFRDVYHLNRHKLSHSGEKPYSCPVCGLRFKRKDRMSYHVRSHDGSVGKPYICQSCGKGFSRPDHLNGHIKQVHTSERPHKCQTCNASFATRDRLRSHLACHEDKVPCQVCGKYLRAAYMADHLKKHSEGPSNFCSICNREGQKCSHQDPIESSDSYGDLSDASDLKTPEKQSTNGSFSCDMAVPKNKMESDGEKKYPCPECGSFFRSKSYLNKHIQKVHVRALGGPLGDLGPALGSPFSPQQNMSLLESFGFQIVQSAFASSLVDPEVDQQPMGPEGK
- the PATZ1 gene encoding POZ-, AT hook-, and zinc finger-containing protein 1 isoform X4, with translation MERVNDASCGPSGCYTYQVSRHSTEMLHNLNQQRKNGGRFCDVLLRVGDESFPAHRAVLAACSEYFESVFSAQLGDGGAADGGPADVGGAAAAPGGGAGGSRELEMHTISSKVFGDILDFAYTSRIVVRLESFPELMTAAKFLLMRSVIEICQEVIKQSNVQILVPPARADIMLFRPPGTSDLGFPLDMTNGAALAANSNGIAGSMQPEEEAARAAGAAIASQASLPVLPGVDRLPMVAGPLSPQLLTSPFPNVASSAPPLTGKRGRGRPRKANLLDSMFGSPGGLREAGILPCGLCGKVFTDANRLRQHEAQHGVTSLQLGYIDLPPPRLGENGLPISEDPDGPRKRSRTRKQVACEICGKIFRDVYHLNRHKLSHSGEKPYSCPVCGLRFKRKDRMSYHVRSHDGSVGKPYICQSCGKGFSRPDHLNGHIKQVHTSERPHKCQVWVGSSSGLPPLESLPSDLPSWDFAQPALWRSSHSVPDTAFSLSLKKSFPALENLGPAHSSSTLFCPAPPGYLRQGWTASEGSRAFTQWPVG